Proteins encoded together in one uncultured Sphaerochaeta sp. window:
- a CDS encoding (2Fe-2S) ferredoxin domain-containing protein yields the protein MKKLVVELCMGSSCFARGNSQTLAALESYLQESGSADCVDLIGHLCMGDCSKGPNIRIADTTYQGLAADEVVQLVVHELKDREGM from the coding sequence ATGAAGAAACTGGTTGTGGAGCTGTGCATGGGAAGCTCTTGCTTCGCTCGGGGTAATTCTCAGACACTTGCAGCATTGGAGTCCTATCTTCAGGAGTCCGGGTCTGCAGATTGTGTGGATTTGATAGGACACTTATGCATGGGAGATTGCTCCAAAGGTCCGAATATTCGTATTGCCGATACCACGTATCAAGGGCTTGCTGCCGATGAGGTGGTTCAATTGGTTGTGCATGAACTGAAAGATCGGGAAGGGATGTAA
- a CDS encoding [Fe-Fe] hydrogenase large subunit C-terminal domain-containing protein, translating into MIHPIYTELTECRDCYKCVRGCPVKAIQVKDGSAVVVKDRCIYCGHCVDICPSHAKKIRGDLARVRQFVQSGRKIFCSLAPSSAAEFPFSTDSLVVALTRLGFSGVSETAIGAHLVNQAIEMYAESHDGNCPWISTACPTVVQTVKKYYPSLVDQLSKVPSPLQCHSAYLRALYGEEIGVVFIGPCIAKKVEADQSPGYPDFALTYEELNAWLLAEHIDLEQIEREVFLDPSIVPSLVPCRAGKSTLYPVEGGMIASLKWGGDPFQTHAVAISGMNQVVGTLSGMEREDQNTAFLELLACEGGCINGPVSNQGRSSASKKSLSSRYTRSRITDQGPVFNGDAAFVAKLLEQGYSLIEKHTAEVERPVSSFVSPHSEEEIDQALKLLGKRDVSDELNCGGCGYNSCREMAIAYLDGMAEMEMCVTKMRKEAQSKMDVLLRTIPVGVVIVDDQLQIVDCNSNFLKLFGDLDFPLEPSQLNLVFGLPVKRFVPFYEKFNNQFTSSLVQQYRLHYKDTFLKVTFFSVEKQHLVGALFEDITTPTVRRETVVKKAEDVIQRSLETVQQIASLLGENAAETEIMLNSLIDAFKVPPSGERDGYMQEGS; encoded by the coding sequence ATGATCCATCCTATATATACAGAGTTGACCGAGTGCCGTGACTGTTACAAGTGTGTTCGCGGCTGTCCTGTAAAAGCTATCCAGGTGAAGGATGGCTCAGCAGTAGTGGTGAAGGACCGATGCATCTATTGCGGACACTGTGTTGATATCTGTCCATCCCATGCAAAAAAAATCCGTGGTGATTTGGCAAGGGTTCGCCAGTTTGTCCAGAGCGGAAGAAAGATATTCTGTTCTCTAGCCCCTTCCAGTGCAGCAGAATTCCCCTTCAGCACCGATAGCTTGGTAGTTGCGCTTACTCGTCTGGGCTTTAGTGGGGTAAGTGAGACAGCCATCGGGGCTCATCTGGTGAACCAGGCAATTGAGATGTATGCAGAATCCCACGATGGGAACTGCCCATGGATTTCCACAGCCTGCCCAACGGTGGTCCAGACGGTAAAAAAGTACTATCCCTCATTGGTGGACCAACTCAGCAAGGTGCCCTCCCCATTGCAGTGCCACAGCGCCTATTTGCGGGCGCTCTATGGAGAAGAGATTGGAGTGGTCTTCATCGGTCCTTGTATCGCTAAAAAGGTGGAGGCCGACCAGAGCCCAGGTTATCCGGACTTTGCCTTGACCTATGAGGAACTCAATGCCTGGCTCCTTGCTGAGCATATTGACTTGGAACAGATTGAGAGAGAGGTTTTCCTTGACCCTTCCATCGTACCCTCCTTAGTTCCCTGTCGTGCTGGTAAGTCGACGCTCTACCCCGTAGAGGGTGGGATGATAGCCTCATTGAAGTGGGGAGGTGATCCCTTCCAGACCCATGCTGTTGCCATCAGTGGTATGAATCAGGTGGTAGGGACACTATCAGGGATGGAGAGGGAAGACCAGAACACGGCATTCCTCGAACTTCTCGCCTGTGAAGGTGGTTGCATCAATGGACCGGTGAGCAACCAGGGGCGTTCCTCTGCTTCGAAGAAGAGCCTGAGCTCACGCTATACCCGTAGTCGGATCACCGATCAAGGTCCTGTATTTAATGGAGATGCAGCATTTGTTGCTAAGCTCCTTGAACAAGGCTATTCCCTGATTGAGAAACATACTGCTGAGGTAGAGAGGCCTGTTTCGAGTTTTGTTTCTCCTCATAGTGAAGAAGAAATTGACCAAGCACTCAAGTTGTTGGGGAAAAGGGATGTCTCTGATGAGTTGAATTGTGGCGGGTGTGGTTACAACAGCTGCCGGGAGATGGCCATTGCCTATCTTGATGGAATGGCTGAGATGGAGATGTGTGTAACCAAGATGAGGAAGGAAGCCCAAAGCAAGATGGATGTACTGCTCAGGACCATCCCAGTGGGAGTGGTGATTGTGGATGACCAGCTCCAGATTGTCGACTGCAACAGCAACTTCCTCAAACTGTTCGGAGATCTTGATTTTCCTTTGGAGCCATCCCAGTTGAATCTGGTCTTCGGATTGCCTGTTAAGCGCTTTGTCCCATTTTATGAGAAGTTTAACAACCAGTTCACCTCTTCCTTAGTGCAACAGTACCGCTTACATTACAAGGATACCTTTCTCAAAGTAACCTTCTTCTCCGTTGAGAAACAGCATCTGGTGGGTGCCTTGTTTGAAGACATTACCACCCCGACCGTGCGTCGTGAGACCGTGGTGAAGAAAGCTGAGGATGTTATCCAGAGAAGCTTGGAGACCGTCCAACAGATTGCTTCCTTGCTTGGGGAGAATGCAGCAGAGACTGAGATCATGCTTAATAGCCTTATCGATGCCTTCAAGGTTCCCCCGAGCGGGGAGCGGGATGGCTATATGCAGGAAGGATCATGA
- a CDS encoding SpoIIE family protein phosphatase, with product MNDVFIDVDYAQIYKHGQKIGGDVFLLSRQDASAQIVCTLSDGLGSGVKANVLASLTARMAHKLSFSPMDLTRSAKIIMNTLPVCKERKISYATFTIADLRRSNTDEVLVNLVEYDNPSALMFQGCTPVQWEREKIDLRRDGAFKQEVLEHSHLKLSVGSRLLIFSDGVTQAGMGKSLPLGWRLEGVRSFAQQVIERDPDISSHDLAREVVSHAHRLDRLSAKDDITCMVVYVRKPRRTLVVTGPPFKQEQDSLLVEKIQRFEGKRIVSGGTTAQIVSRILNRQLKVDMSCWSPQVPPCSMMEGLDLVTEGMLTLSKVATALEQKKPAYTLPNDAVKKFIQVMQESDQVHFIVGTKINEAHQDPSIPVEIGIRRTLIGRLQRALEDNYLKETSLEYM from the coding sequence ATGAACGACGTATTCATTGATGTGGATTATGCACAAATCTACAAGCACGGTCAGAAAATTGGGGGAGATGTGTTCCTTCTTTCCAGGCAGGATGCATCGGCACAGATTGTTTGTACCCTCAGTGATGGTCTTGGCAGTGGGGTGAAGGCAAATGTATTGGCAAGCCTTACTGCCCGTATGGCCCACAAGCTCAGCTTCAGTCCAATGGATCTGACGCGTTCGGCAAAAATCATCATGAATACACTTCCTGTGTGCAAGGAGAGGAAGATTAGCTATGCTACGTTTACCATTGCAGATCTGAGAAGAAGCAATACTGATGAAGTACTGGTGAACCTTGTTGAGTATGACAATCCTTCAGCACTTATGTTCCAGGGGTGTACTCCTGTACAGTGGGAACGAGAGAAGATTGATCTTAGAAGGGATGGGGCGTTCAAGCAGGAGGTTCTGGAGCACTCTCACCTCAAGCTCTCGGTTGGAAGCCGTCTCTTGATCTTCAGCGATGGTGTTACTCAGGCGGGGATGGGAAAGTCCCTTCCCTTGGGGTGGCGTCTTGAGGGGGTTCGGTCATTTGCCCAGCAGGTGATTGAAAGGGATCCGGATATTTCCAGCCATGACCTGGCGCGGGAAGTTGTATCGCATGCTCACAGATTGGATCGTTTAAGTGCAAAGGACGACATTACCTGCATGGTCGTATATGTGAGAAAACCCAGGAGAACACTGGTTGTGACTGGACCTCCTTTCAAACAGGAACAGGATTCTTTACTGGTTGAGAAAATCCAGAGATTTGAGGGAAAGAGGATCGTCAGTGGGGGTACTACCGCACAGATTGTCAGCAGGATCCTGAATCGTCAGCTGAAGGTGGATATGAGCTGTTGGTCACCACAAGTGCCTCCTTGTTCCATGATGGAAGGGTTGGATCTGGTGACTGAGGGGATGTTGACCCTGAGTAAGGTAGCCACAGCACTGGAGCAGAAAAAGCCAGCATATACGCTACCGAACGATGCAGTGAAGAAGTTCATACAGGTGATGCAAGAGAGTGATCAAGTACACTTTATTGTTGGGACGAAAATCAATGAAGCACACCAGGATCCCAGTATCCCGGTGGAGATCGGGATACGCAGGACCTTGATTGGAAGGTTGCAACGGGCATTGGAAGACAATTATTTGAAAGAGACCTCTTTGGAGTATATGTAG
- a CDS encoding monomeric [FeFe] hydrogenase, which yields MLELNNQYTTIKRQVHTEVLKQFFQDTLTQNVDKIPVQLIPKQRIPTRCCIYKERAMVRYRIMAFLGFDIETEDDEMKSLSSYVREIMEEDKPLAPLLTTISTACSSCPPDRYMISDACRGCFARPCLANCPKDCITFSGGKAHIDESRCIRCGKCMEVCPFHAVVHIPVPCEQACPVDAVKKNEYGYVEIDWDRCISCGKCAMSCPFGAIVERSSIMTVAKKIKNKDHMTAIIAPAIEGQFPGTLAQIKHALLATGFKTVIEVSEGAHETCLHEADELATRKKEGTGFMTTSCCPAYMNLVDKHLPFLGSRRSSALSPMAYTAALAKERCEETSVVFIGPCLAKKDEAASLGTIDGVLTFSELASLFVAKGIDVREMEGTDLEDVSLFEDCREFALSGGVASCVSKRVAVGDEISLFQVNGIDRKMARVMKTWERRPVDADLVEVMCCEGGCINGPGVVAKPSVAIRLRGGNKASSPVEAMRAILKPKE from the coding sequence ATGCTTGAATTGAATAACCAATATACGACGATCAAGAGACAGGTGCACACTGAGGTACTCAAGCAATTCTTCCAGGATACGTTGACCCAGAATGTGGATAAGATTCCTGTACAACTCATTCCAAAGCAGCGTATCCCTACCAGGTGTTGTATCTACAAGGAGCGGGCAATGGTCCGCTACCGTATTATGGCATTCCTGGGTTTTGATATCGAGACTGAAGATGATGAGATGAAGAGTCTCTCCTCCTATGTGAGGGAGATCATGGAGGAAGACAAGCCTCTTGCCCCTCTGTTGACGACAATCAGTACTGCCTGCTCTTCATGCCCTCCCGACCGGTACATGATCAGTGATGCCTGTCGTGGATGTTTTGCCCGTCCCTGTCTTGCCAACTGTCCCAAGGACTGTATCACCTTCTCAGGAGGAAAGGCCCATATCGATGAGAGCAGATGTATCCGTTGTGGGAAGTGCATGGAGGTATGCCCCTTTCATGCAGTTGTGCATATTCCCGTACCATGTGAGCAGGCTTGTCCGGTCGATGCAGTGAAGAAGAATGAATATGGCTATGTGGAAATTGATTGGGATAGGTGTATCAGCTGTGGAAAGTGTGCAATGAGCTGTCCTTTTGGGGCCATTGTGGAACGTTCGTCGATTATGACGGTAGCTAAAAAAATCAAGAACAAAGACCACATGACGGCGATCATTGCTCCGGCGATTGAAGGACAGTTTCCGGGTACACTTGCCCAAATCAAACATGCGCTGCTTGCCACTGGATTCAAAACGGTGATTGAGGTCAGTGAAGGTGCCCATGAGACATGCTTGCATGAGGCCGATGAACTGGCAACCAGGAAGAAGGAAGGAACCGGGTTTATGACCACGAGCTGTTGCCCAGCATATATGAACCTGGTGGATAAGCATTTGCCCTTCCTTGGAAGCCGTCGTTCCTCTGCACTGTCTCCAATGGCATATACAGCAGCTCTTGCCAAGGAGAGGTGTGAGGAAACGAGTGTGGTCTTTATCGGACCCTGTCTTGCGAAAAAGGATGAGGCTGCATCTCTTGGCACTATTGATGGAGTATTGACCTTCAGTGAGCTGGCATCTCTCTTTGTTGCAAAGGGAATTGATGTACGTGAGATGGAGGGGACTGATCTTGAAGATGTCTCCCTCTTTGAGGATTGCAGGGAATTTGCCCTCTCCGGTGGCGTTGCTTCCTGTGTGAGCAAGCGTGTGGCTGTAGGGGATGAGATATCGCTGTTCCAGGTAAACGGGATAGACAGGAAAATGGCCCGTGTGATGAAAACCTGGGAGAGAAGACCGGTGGATGCCGATTTGGTCGAGGTTATGTGTTGTGAAGGGGGGTGTATCAACGGACCAGGAGTGGTAGCAAAACCTTCGGTTGCAATACGGCTCAGGGGAGGCAATAAAGCCTCTAGCCCCGTAGAAGCGATGCGTGCCATACTGAAGCCCAAGGAGTAA
- a CDS encoding GAF domain-containing protein, protein MHVAIDSSFLEQLTAITDGWDGSTERRYCHLCNVSALLNQQLEDINWVGFYLMREDRKALVLGPFQGKVACTDIDLDRGVCGLAARTKESVRVDDVHTFPGHIACDSASMSELVVPLVSSSGDVVGVLDVDSAQKGRFSEDDRLLLERAAKIICEALWT, encoded by the coding sequence ATGCATGTAGCTATAGACAGTTCATTCCTTGAACAACTTACTGCAATAACTGATGGGTGGGATGGGAGTACGGAAAGACGATACTGTCATCTCTGTAATGTTTCAGCTTTGCTTAACCAGCAGCTGGAGGACATCAACTGGGTAGGGTTTTATTTGATGAGAGAAGACCGTAAGGCCCTGGTGCTCGGACCTTTTCAAGGAAAAGTTGCCTGTACTGATATCGACCTTGATCGTGGAGTATGTGGATTGGCTGCACGTACGAAAGAGAGTGTACGGGTGGACGATGTACACACCTTCCCAGGCCACATTGCCTGCGATAGCGCTTCCATGAGTGAATTGGTGGTTCCCTTGGTCAGTAGTAGTGGTGATGTGGTAGGTGTCTTGGATGTAGATAGTGCCCAAAAAGGACGTTTCTCTGAAGATGACCGACTTCTGTTGGAACGTGCTGCGAAGATCATTTGTGAGGCTCTTTGGACTTGA
- the thrS gene encoding threonine--tRNA ligase, whose amino-acid sequence MATVEVGEKLSKIRHSMAHVMAEAVLEMFPDAQIAIGPSIDNGFYYDFDLPRQLVTEDLDEISERMRAIIKEDKPFVRTVVSRNEAKQRFAGQKYKLELLEAIPEDEEVSLYNQGGFTDLCRGPHVDSTKELKGDAFKLMSIAGAYWRGKETNPMLTRIYGTAWSNSKELRLYLKHLEDVEKRDHRKLGKELDLFSLHEEAGPGLVYWHPMGARIRQAIEDFWRKEHYANGYEMVYTPHLGRSWLWETSGHLGFYKEGMYPPMEMDKSDYYVKPMNCPFHIMIYKNSKHSYRDLPFRWAELGTVYRYEKAGAMHGLMRVRGFTQDDAHLFVTPDQMNDEILEVLRFSLHMLHSFGFTEINAYLSTMPEKAVGDPQRWADATEALRKAIETEGLEYEVDEGGGAFYGPKIDLKIKDAIGREWQLSTVQFDFNEPERFDMTFVDKDGVEKRPYMIHRALLGSIERFFGVLIEHYAGAFPPWLAPEQIKLIPVGETFFDYAKSLEKRLRSEGFRVSADLGDDRMNAKIRNAQKLKIPYMVIIGEREMENDQVSVRLRSGKQENGLTTQAFIDMVREKVESKEQL is encoded by the coding sequence ATGGCAACGGTAGAAGTAGGAGAGAAACTCTCCAAGATACGGCATTCAATGGCACACGTGATGGCTGAAGCAGTGCTTGAGATGTTCCCTGATGCACAGATAGCTATCGGTCCTTCGATCGATAATGGATTCTATTATGATTTTGACCTGCCCAGACAGTTGGTCACTGAGGACCTTGATGAGATTTCAGAGCGTATGCGTGCGATCATCAAGGAAGATAAGCCGTTTGTCAGGACGGTGGTCAGCCGCAATGAAGCAAAGCAACGCTTTGCAGGGCAGAAGTACAAGTTGGAACTGCTTGAGGCAATCCCAGAGGATGAGGAAGTAAGCCTTTACAACCAAGGTGGTTTCACCGACCTCTGTCGTGGTCCCCATGTGGATTCCACCAAGGAGCTTAAGGGTGATGCTTTTAAATTGATGAGTATTGCTGGCGCTTACTGGAGAGGCAAGGAAACCAACCCTATGCTGACCCGTATCTATGGAACGGCTTGGTCAAATTCCAAGGAGCTTCGTCTCTATCTGAAACATCTTGAGGATGTTGAGAAACGGGACCACCGCAAGCTTGGTAAGGAACTTGATCTGTTCAGCTTACATGAGGAAGCAGGCCCAGGTCTTGTCTACTGGCATCCAATGGGCGCCCGTATCAGGCAGGCTATCGAAGATTTCTGGCGCAAGGAGCACTATGCCAATGGGTATGAGATGGTATATACCCCCCATCTTGGACGTTCCTGGCTCTGGGAGACCAGTGGTCACCTCGGTTTCTACAAGGAAGGGATGTACCCTCCCATGGAGATGGACAAGAGTGATTATTATGTGAAACCGATGAACTGTCCGTTCCACATCATGATTTACAAGAACAGCAAGCACTCCTATCGCGATCTGCCTTTCAGATGGGCTGAGCTGGGTACGGTGTATCGATATGAAAAGGCCGGTGCAATGCATGGGCTCATGCGTGTACGTGGATTCACCCAGGATGATGCACACCTGTTTGTCACCCCAGACCAGATGAACGACGAGATCCTGGAGGTACTCAGGTTCTCGCTGCATATGTTGCACTCCTTTGGTTTTACGGAGATCAATGCATACCTTTCCACGATGCCTGAGAAGGCAGTAGGGGACCCCCAGCGTTGGGCTGATGCAACAGAGGCTCTCAGGAAAGCCATAGAAACGGAAGGCTTGGAGTATGAGGTTGATGAGGGAGGCGGCGCGTTCTATGGTCCGAAGATTGATCTGAAGATCAAGGATGCAATCGGCCGCGAGTGGCAGCTTTCCACAGTGCAGTTCGATTTCAATGAACCTGAACGGTTTGACATGACCTTTGTGGACAAGGATGGTGTTGAGAAGCGTCCGTACATGATCCACCGTGCTCTCCTTGGTTCCATTGAGCGGTTCTTCGGGGTGCTTATCGAGCACTATGCAGGTGCCTTCCCACCCTGGCTTGCTCCTGAGCAGATCAAGCTCATTCCTGTCGGCGAGACATTCTTTGACTATGCAAAGAGCTTGGAGAAGAGACTCCGCAGCGAAGGTTTCCGTGTCTCTGCTGATCTTGGGGATGACAGGATGAATGCGAAAATTCGTAACGCACAGAAGCTAAAGATACCGTACATGGTGATCATTGGCGAACGTGAGATGGAGAATGATCAGGTTTCTGTACGCCTGAGAAGCGGTAAGCAGGAGAATGGCCTTACAACCCAAGCTTTCATCGACATGGTGAGAGAGAAGGTTGAAAGTAAGGAACAGCTGTAG
- a CDS encoding carboxypeptidase M32: MTQREAYNRLVELDRQIVLIDHMEATLSWDQEISLSPLGLEERSVQLGYLAQLRHDLASSSEMGDVLAHLEGMHNASDVERGLIRIRRREYEKMKKLPASLVRSISEQGARAHNSWVAARQAGTWSLFSGDLASMVALVREKATLLKQEGGGLYDGLLQEFEEGMRTDQVARLFTEIKAPLISLVDRLASKTVDTGFLYGTYPIEQQQIFANEVLKAMRFDFQRGSCAVSVHPFTTTIGSDDIRITTRYTDPSVMDSFSSTVHEGGHALYEMGASSSILKGTSLASGASLGMHESQSRLWENMIAKSPEFWQYYYPRFKELFPAQTAGVSLDQFVRAINKVERTPIRVNADEVSYSLHVMLRFQLEQMIINGEISIDEVPEAWDAEHRSLLGFTPASIKEGVLQDVHWSSGDFGYFPTYALGNLYGAQIWKKVKEDLPVSSLLQSGDLLAISDYLKTSIYERGAVNTGLETLEKVTNRGLDASLFTSYLEDKFSRLFG; encoded by the coding sequence ATGACACAGAGAGAAGCATATAATCGTTTGGTTGAACTCGATCGACAGATTGTATTGATAGATCATATGGAAGCAACGCTATCCTGGGACCAGGAAATTTCACTCTCCCCACTTGGATTGGAAGAGCGGTCGGTACAACTGGGTTATCTTGCCCAGCTCCGGCACGACTTGGCAAGTTCCTCAGAAATGGGGGATGTGTTGGCACATCTTGAGGGAATGCATAATGCATCGGATGTGGAACGTGGGCTTATCAGGATCAGGAGACGGGAGTATGAAAAAATGAAGAAGCTCCCTGCTTCCTTGGTGCGTTCAATATCTGAACAAGGGGCAAGAGCACATAACAGTTGGGTTGCAGCCCGTCAGGCAGGCACCTGGTCGCTCTTCTCTGGTGATCTAGCATCAATGGTTGCATTGGTACGAGAGAAAGCTACATTGCTCAAACAGGAGGGAGGGGGTCTCTATGATGGATTGCTCCAGGAGTTTGAGGAGGGGATGAGGACCGACCAGGTCGCCAGGCTTTTTACTGAGATTAAGGCTCCTTTAATCTCGCTGGTGGACCGGCTTGCCTCAAAGACCGTTGATACAGGATTTCTCTATGGTACATACCCAATTGAACAGCAACAGATATTTGCGAATGAGGTGTTGAAGGCAATGCGATTTGACTTCCAGAGGGGGAGTTGTGCCGTCTCAGTGCATCCATTTACCACTACCATCGGTTCTGATGATATTCGGATCACCACCCGCTATACTGATCCTTCGGTGATGGACAGTTTTAGTTCCACTGTTCATGAAGGTGGCCATGCTCTGTATGAGATGGGTGCCTCAAGTTCAATCCTGAAGGGGACCAGCTTGGCTTCTGGGGCTTCTCTTGGAATGCATGAATCACAGAGCAGGCTTTGGGAGAACATGATTGCAAAGAGTCCTGAGTTCTGGCAGTACTACTATCCTCGGTTCAAAGAGCTCTTTCCTGCACAGACTGCAGGGGTTTCCTTGGATCAGTTTGTCCGTGCGATCAACAAAGTGGAGAGAACACCGATCAGGGTTAATGCTGACGAGGTCAGCTATAGCCTGCATGTAATGCTCCGTTTTCAGCTGGAACAGATGATTATCAATGGCGAAATCTCCATTGATGAGGTGCCTGAAGCGTGGGATGCTGAGCACCGTTCTCTCTTGGGCTTCACTCCTGCATCTATCAAGGAAGGGGTACTGCAGGATGTCCATTGGAGTAGTGGTGATTTCGGGTATTTCCCAACCTATGCTCTAGGAAATCTCTATGGAGCACAGATTTGGAAAAAGGTGAAGGAAGATTTACCAGTTTCCTCCCTGTTGCAAAGTGGTGATCTACTGGCCATCAGCGACTATCTGAAAACCTCAATCTATGAACGAGGGGCGGTCAATACCGGCCTTGAGACGCTGGAGAAGGTAACCAACAGAGGTCTTGACGCGAGTTTGTTCACAAGCTACCTTGAAGACAAATTCAGCCGCTTGTTCGGCTAA
- the pgsA gene encoding CDP-diacylglycerol--glycerol-3-phosphate 3-phosphatidyltransferase: MNIPNKLTVSRLIMAPLFFIAFHLGSWFGPSFQDAASILTLVLWALTELTDLLDGQIARSKNLVTDLGKVMDPFADTFSRLTYFVCLSGAGIMPLWTFILIMWREFSILFVRMLMMGKGKPVAANIWGKSKAVLYAVSGALGILYIALGNWVGDSSLIQMMRPVVTGVFVLAALAAVMSFLTYIKAIIRDGSLSSMSR, encoded by the coding sequence ATGAATATTCCGAATAAGCTTACTGTGTCGCGGCTGATTATGGCTCCGCTGTTCTTCATTGCATTTCATCTTGGCTCATGGTTCGGACCTTCCTTCCAGGATGCTGCATCCATACTTACGCTTGTCCTTTGGGCTCTGACAGAGCTGACCGATCTCTTGGATGGCCAGATAGCAAGAAGCAAGAATTTAGTGACTGACTTAGGTAAGGTGATGGACCCCTTTGCTGACACTTTCAGTAGGCTGACGTACTTTGTCTGCCTCTCTGGAGCAGGCATCATGCCTCTTTGGACTTTTATCCTGATTATGTGGCGTGAATTTTCCATTCTGTTTGTCAGGATGCTGATGATGGGAAAAGGAAAGCCAGTCGCTGCAAATATCTGGGGGAAGAGCAAGGCAGTACTGTATGCGGTAAGTGGAGCTTTAGGCATCCTCTATATTGCGTTGGGGAACTGGGTTGGTGACTCCTCCTTGATCCAGATGATGCGTCCTGTAGTCACAGGGGTTTTCGTATTGGCGGCTTTGGCTGCTGTGATGTCCTTCCTGACCTATATCAAGGCTATTATCCGTGATGGTAGTCTCTCTTCCATGAGTCGTTGA
- a CDS encoding HAD-IIB family hydrolase, translating to MQPLENLSQTIARKIRFLLTDVDDTITTNGKLRPAALDALYRLEKAGIRTICVTGGSAGWGDTYLRQWPVEAVLSESGAVCLYRENGAIRHFVHPSIVQEGYQERVQAMIQRVLSTVDGAKVSSDQFARIFDVAFDHGSEPPFLSEDGIVKIVEICRDMGAGTAVSSIHVNAWFGSFDKYEGSRAFFAQVLGLDEQEMLDTGCYCGDAPNDQVMFSRFPVSFGVGNIKKRAESMQFLPTFVAESEGGEGFAEIIDALLAKRQ from the coding sequence ATGCAACCTTTAGAAAACCTCTCACAAACGATAGCAAGAAAGATTAGATTCTTGCTGACAGATGTTGATGACACAATTACCACCAATGGGAAATTGCGTCCGGCTGCCTTGGATGCCTTGTATAGACTCGAGAAGGCAGGAATTAGGACCATCTGTGTAACAGGTGGCTCAGCTGGTTGGGGAGATACCTATCTCCGCCAATGGCCGGTCGAGGCTGTGTTGAGCGAAAGTGGAGCTGTCTGTCTGTATCGTGAGAACGGTGCGATTCGTCATTTTGTACACCCTTCAATCGTGCAGGAAGGGTATCAGGAACGAGTACAGGCGATGATTCAGCGGGTGCTTTCCACTGTCGATGGAGCAAAGGTGTCCAGCGATCAATTCGCGCGAATATTCGATGTGGCTTTTGATCATGGAAGCGAACCCCCGTTTTTATCTGAAGATGGAATTGTGAAAATTGTCGAGATTTGTAGGGACATGGGGGCTGGGACAGCTGTCAGTTCGATACACGTGAATGCTTGGTTTGGTTCTTTTGATAAATACGAAGGCTCAAGAGCTTTTTTTGCTCAGGTGCTTGGGCTCGATGAGCAGGAAATGCTTGATACCGGTTGTTACTGTGGGGATGCCCCTAATGATCAGGTGATGTTTTCCCGTTTTCCAGTGAGTTTTGGGGTTGGAAACATAAAAAAACGAGCTGAATCGATGCAGTTTTTACCGACATTTGTCGCAGAAAGTGAAGGTGGAGAAGGGTTTGCCGAGATAATTGATGCTCTGCTTGCCAAGCGGCAGTAA